In Cyanobacterium sp. T60_A2020_053, the genomic stretch GGGGTATTTTATCCCCAGCCGCCACATCAATAACGTAGAGAGTTAAATCAACTAATTCTGGGCTAAAAGTTGCCGCCAAATTATCTCCACCACTTTCCACAAAGACTAATTGTAAGTCCAAAAATTGGGCTTCTAACGCTTCAATGGCTTCAATGTTGATAGAAGCATCTTCACGGATAGCGGTATGAGGGCATCCTCCCGTTTCTACCCCTTTGATTCTATCAGCAGTCAGCGCCCGTGACCGTACCAAAAATTGGGCATCTTCTTGGGTATAAATATCATTGGTGACGGCTGCGAGGGAATAATTATCCCTCATATTTTTACATAAAGCATCTAACAAGGCGGTTTTACCTGATCCCACAGGTCCAGCAATACCGATACGATAACTACTCATGTTTGCTACAATAATTTAAAGCTATTCGATTAGTTTACATTAATTACTGGAGGGAAAACTCAAAATTTTCAGCGCCCGTGTGACATTGCAAACAACTACGATGACTTACGGGAGAAGGTAAATCCACTTGAGGATGTAGGGCGAAAAAGTATCGAGATTGTGCCATAAACTTTGGCTCACTTTCATTGGGCAAAAGTGGACGGGAATAATTTTTGAGATATTGCCACATCAACACTTGATTAAAGCGCACGATACCTTCTAGTTGAGTACCATAATGATTACGGGGGTTTTCTAAGATAGTTTGCCATGTTTGGGTAGGTAAGACGGCAGGGGGAATGGGAATATGACAACCGCTACAGCTTTGCAAATATAATTCTTCCCCCGTGCGATAATTACCTGTGGCTTTATCTACTGATTTTGGTAGGGTTTGACCATTAATGAGATGGGACGCACCCCCTCCCAGAAGGGCGCTACAAGCCAGTATAAATCCTATTGTGAGGCTGATTAAGAACTTTTTTGATTTTTTTGTTATCATTGGCTTTTTTCGCTTGTTTGTGCCTTAAAAAGAAAATAAAGTGGCGTAGGGGTTGAACACTGTTCAACCCATCATTAAATTTACCTTTGCCCCTTGCCCTTTCAACTTTGCCCTTTATGGTAACGCAACGGTACGAAGTAAACGATCTACAATGACTTTAGCATTGCGCCCTCCCTTGGGTATGAGACGATGGGCAAGAGCATGGGGTGCTAAAAATTTGACATCATCGGGGATACTATACTCTCTCCCTTCCAGAAAAGCTAAAACTTGAATGGTTTTTTGTAGTGCAACAGTACCACGAGGGCTAACTCCTAAGCTAATATCGTCATCTTGACGAGAAGCAGTGATAATATCAACGATGTATTTTTGTAACTCTGGGGCGACTTTGATTTGCTGACATTGTTGTTGTAGTGTGATGACATCCTCAAGGGAAAGACAAGGTTCAAGATTAGTGACCAAGGTTTGATCTAATTGTTTTTGTAGCATTAATAATTCTTCTTCGGGCGCTGGATACCCCAAACTAAGGGAAAGGGCAAAACGATCCATTTGTGCTTCCGGCAGGGGAAATGTGCCTTGATATTCTACGGGGTTTTGGGTGGCAATAACGAAGAAGGGCGCTGGAACTTTTTTGGCATCTCCATCTACTGTTATTTGTTTTTCTTCCATCACTTCCAATAGTGACGATTGGGTGCGAGGGGTGGCGCGATTAATTTCGTCAGCAAGGAGAATATTGGCAAAGGCTGGACCAGCTAAAAATTCAAACTCCCTTGTGTTAGGATTCCAAATATTAGTACCAGTAACATCACTGGGTAAAAGATCGGGAGTGCATTGAATGCGCTGAAATTTGCCGTTAATGGATTTAGCTAAGGATTTGGCGAGAAGGGTTTTTCCTACTCCCGGCACATCTTCTAGTAAAGCGTGACCTCCACTAAACAGCGCCACCAATACCAAGGTAATTGCTTCGTCTTTGCCCACAATGGCGCGCGCCAAATTTTTTCTGAGGATGGTTAT encodes the following:
- a CDS encoding diheme cytochrome c family protein; amino-acid sequence: MITKKSKKFLISLTIGFILACSALLGGGASHLINGQTLPKSVDKATGNYRTGEELYLQSCSGCHIPIPPAVLPTQTWQTILENPRNHYGTQLEGIVRFNQVLMWQYLKNYSRPLLPNESEPKFMAQSRYFFALHPQVDLPSPVSHRSCLQCHTGAENFEFSLQ
- the ureG gene encoding urease accessory protein UreG, translating into MSSYRIGIAGPVGSGKTALLDALCKNMRDNYSLAAVTNDIYTQEDAQFLVRSRALTADRIKGVETGGCPHTAIREDASINIEAIEALEAQFLDLQLVFVESGGDNLAATFSPELVDLTLYVIDVAAGDKIPRKGGPGITKSDLLVINKIDLATMVGASLEVMARDAKKMRLDKPFIFTNLKTGEGLAEVIEFIKYRLH
- a CDS encoding MoxR family ATPase — encoded protein: MREKITILRKNLARAIVGKDEAITLVLVALFSGGHALLEDVPGVGKTLLAKSLAKSINGKFQRIQCTPDLLPSDVTGTNIWNPNTREFEFLAGPAFANILLADEINRATPRTQSSLLEVMEEKQITVDGDAKKVPAPFFVIATQNPVEYQGTFPLPEAQMDRFALSLSLGYPAPEEELLMLQKQLDQTLVTNLEPCLSLEDVITLQQQCQQIKVAPELQKYIVDIITASRQDDDISLGVSPRGTVALQKTIQVLAFLEGREYSIPDDVKFLAPHALAHRLIPKGGRNAKVIVDRLLRTVALP